A genomic stretch from Meriones unguiculatus strain TT.TT164.6M chromosome 15, Bangor_MerUng_6.1, whole genome shotgun sequence includes:
- the Tex44 gene encoding testis-expressed protein 44, translating to MTTEPLGEAKASNRPAHDLPEAALNNHASENSTDLPGEPETPGILPDDGLPVDLTAKLSEEEDVDRASVAATIATEQDDDDPVSDPTAAFMGQDDDQANSIEQDVETVSSMPTPRDREESPDAPRRPQESPEEEEITSLLSQDPGMLQMFVGFQNPVWDRLAENNRASWSRTVSPSDSQSQEKTPGKPEMATNAEAPPVLPDSVQASTEDTDPPTLDISGPDLQPTSSTKSVEQEAEGLEALNPESKDISPERTDSRIPQTPFSPGSPAGSGPPSPEPSQEALGRIRLDPSLYRPNVENDYMRSMTSLLGGGEGSISSLTDILVWSDTARGMGMAVGFLTLGRSSPADRLQDEGPSLRTVSSLLGHARSAFSSGLAAGTGSALRSVSHLLESVERRTVEGIRSTVRYLANHLTQRWARTGPSSD from the coding sequence ATGACCACCGAGCCCTTGGGAGAGGCCAAAGCCAGCAACAGGCCTGCACATGATCTTCCTGAGGCTGCCTTGAACAACCATGCCAGCGAAAACTCTACAGACTTACCTGGAGAGCCTGAGACTCCAGGCATCCTGCCTGATGATGGCCTGCCAGTAGACTTGACTGCAAAACTCAGTGAAGAGGAGGATGTGGACCGGGCCTCGGTGGCAGCGACCATTGCCACAGAGCAGGATGATGACGATCCGGTCTCTGATCCGACTGCCGCCTTCATGGGCCAGGATGACGACCAGGCCAACTCCATAGAGCAGGATGTAGAGACAGTCAGCTCCATGCCTACTCCTCGGGACAGGGAGGAAAGCCCAGATGCTCCACGCCGTCCCCAGGAGAGCCCTGAAGAGGAAGAGATCACATCTCTGCTGTCCCAAGACCCAGGTATGCTGCAGATGTTCGTGGGCTTCCAGAACCCGGTGTGGGATAGGCTGGCTGAGAATAACCGTGCAAGCTGGAGCCGCACAGTTTCCCCAAGTGACTCGCAGAGCCAGGAAAAGACACCAGGAAAGCCAGAGATGGCTACAAATGCTGAAGCCCCACCTGTCCTGCCTGACAGCGTCCAGGCTTCTACAGAAGATACTGACCCACCCACTTTGGATATCAGTGGTCCTGACCTACAGCCCACGAGTAGCACCAAGTCCGTCGAGCAGGAAGCTGAAGGTCTCGAGGCCTTGAACCCTGAGAGCAAAGATATATCCCCAGAGCGGACTGACTCAAGGATCCCTCAGACCCCATTTTCCCCAGGCTCCCCAGCAGGCAGTGGACctccatctccagaacccagccaggAGGCCCTGGGCAGGATCAGACTGGATCCCAGTCTGTACAGGCCTAATGTGGAGAATGACTACATGCGCTCCATGACCAGCCTGCTGGGTGGTGGAGAGGGCTCCATCAGCTCCCTCACAGACATCCTGGTGTGGTCAGACACAGCCAGAGGCATGGGGATGGCTGTAGGCTTCCTAACCTTGGGGCGCAGCTCTCCAGCTGACAGGCTACAAGATGAGGGCCCCAGCCTTCGCACTGTCTCCAGCCTCTTGGGCCATGCCAGGTCAGCTTTCTCTTCTGGGCTGGCAGCTGGAACCGGCTCGGCCCTCCGCTCTGTCTCACACTTGCTGGAGTCTGTGGAGAGAAGGACCGTGGAAGGCATCCGCTCAACGGTGCGCTACCTAGCCAACCACTTGACCCAACGCTGGGCCCGAACTGGCCCCAGCAGTGACTAG